The following proteins are encoded in a genomic region of Kosakonia oryzae:
- a CDS encoding helix-turn-helix domain-containing protein, whose translation MNNQDYRARLAARLAALRLQHTWSLDDLSSASGISRASLSRIERGEVSPTAEVLNQLCIVYGMTMSRLLSEIEQAADNLFRAEQQPLWQDELNGFERRMLLPPSTQFRCEMIEGKLRPGAFIEYSSPPVQGLEQYLWLYAGELTITMNTEKWSLQEGDSLRFHLSGSSSFSAHQSLGAHYILVICKS comes from the coding sequence ATGAACAACCAGGATTACAGAGCAAGATTAGCCGCACGTCTGGCTGCGCTGCGCTTACAACACACTTGGTCACTTGACGATCTTTCCTCTGCGTCAGGCATCAGCAGGGCATCCTTATCACGCATTGAACGGGGTGAGGTCAGCCCGACTGCTGAGGTTCTCAACCAGCTCTGTATTGTGTACGGGATGACAATGTCCCGGCTGCTAAGCGAGATTGAACAGGCCGCAGATAATCTGTTCAGGGCAGAGCAACAACCCCTGTGGCAGGATGAGCTGAATGGCTTTGAGCGACGCATGTTATTACCGCCTTCTACTCAATTCCGCTGCGAGATGATCGAGGGAAAATTGCGCCCTGGCGCTTTTATTGAATATTCAAGCCCTCCCGTTCAGGGGCTTGAACAATATCTATGGTTATATGCAGGTGAATTAACGATTACGATGAATACTGAAAAATGGAGTTTGCAAGAAGGCGACAGTTTGCGTTTCCATTTATCAGGTTCTTCATCATTCAGCGCTCATCAGAGCCTCGGTGCACATTATATTTTGGTGATATGTAAATCATGA
- a CDS encoding GNAT family N-acetyltransferase, whose product MIEYELLSATQAHQCLPELGDVLQSCVKDGASVGFTDPDDRQAIDRFWKDKIYSLASHDCELLIARDKGFLAATVIINYCGIPNGRHRAEISKLLVHPQARRQGIARELMRRAEDMAWKKGISLLVLDTRTGDVASDLYLSLGWQIAGVIPCYAKSIENTLHGTTFMYKINDSAG is encoded by the coding sequence ATGATCGAATATGAACTTCTCAGCGCTACACAGGCGCATCAATGCTTACCAGAATTAGGTGACGTGTTGCAGTCTTGTGTAAAAGATGGAGCCAGCGTCGGTTTTACCGATCCCGACGATCGGCAGGCTATTGACCGTTTCTGGAAAGATAAAATTTATAGTCTTGCCAGCCACGATTGCGAGTTATTAATCGCCCGCGATAAGGGTTTTTTAGCCGCAACCGTCATCATTAACTATTGTGGCATTCCGAATGGCCGCCATCGTGCTGAAATATCCAAACTCCTCGTTCATCCACAGGCTCGTCGTCAGGGAATTGCCAGAGAATTAATGCGTCGGGCAGAAGATATGGCCTGGAAAAAAGGTATCTCTTTACTCGTACTTGATACACGAACCGGAGATGTGGCCAGCGACTTATATCTTTCCCTTGGGTGGCAGATAGCCGGGGTAATACCTTGCTATGCGAAGTCGATAGAAAATACCTTACACGGCACAACCTTTATGTACAAAATTAATGATTCCGCTGGCTGA
- a CDS encoding class I SAM-dependent methyltransferase has translation MEQFNKNAKAYDKIRSKITYPQTLYRYLAERAPATSAALDIGCGNGVSSIRLKDYFSYVEGCDLGEALIERARVNYPELSFTVSPAETFSPGRTFDLITSATSFYWMDRKAVLTNLKSWLRPEGLFCAYRYDVPIIYGPLRDYIEKELVTHWAAHRDPRLIQYDDTLELMRDCPHLQDARREAFANILFLSAEEVALFFLSTSYASRFIELEGGETYRNNFVEKVMSIGGSEPIAVNFDIHAFSATYLPAN, from the coding sequence ATGGAACAGTTCAACAAGAATGCAAAGGCTTACGATAAAATCAGAAGCAAGATAACCTATCCACAGACCCTGTATCGTTATCTTGCCGAACGGGCTCCCGCGACCAGTGCCGCACTGGATATTGGCTGTGGTAATGGGGTTTCCAGCATTCGCCTTAAAGACTATTTCAGTTATGTGGAAGGATGCGATTTAGGGGAGGCGTTAATTGAACGGGCGCGGGTTAACTATCCGGAACTGAGCTTCACCGTTTCCCCGGCAGAAACGTTTTCTCCCGGGCGGACCTTTGACCTGATTACCAGCGCCACCTCTTTTTACTGGATGGATCGTAAAGCGGTGCTGACCAACCTGAAAAGCTGGTTGCGCCCGGAGGGGCTTTTTTGCGCTTACCGATATGATGTCCCGATAATTTATGGCCCGTTACGGGACTACATTGAAAAAGAGCTGGTAACACACTGGGCTGCCCATCGCGATCCCCGTTTAATACAATACGATGATACGCTTGAGTTGATGCGTGATTGCCCGCATTTGCAGGATGCAAGGCGTGAAGCGTTTGCAAATATCCTGTTCCTGAGCGCTGAAGAAGTGGCGCTGTTTTTCCTCTCAACAAGCTATGCCAGCCGTTTTATTGAACTGGAGGGAGGCGAAACTTACCGCAACAATTTTGTGGAAAAAGTGATGTCCATCGGTGGCTCCGAACCGATAGCCGTGAATTTTGATATTCATGCATTCAGCGCCACGTATCTTCCGGCAAACTGA
- a CDS encoding GNAT family N-acetyltransferase, translated as MKLFSTERTDVHLLVTDLAESFQRYLLNNRSHLAPFEPLRDEDYFMLENISQRIINSLNDYENRKCLNLVVTLKNEDRIIASINFTNFIFGVFQACYLGFSLDHDCQGRGLMHESLEGSLRYVRENYGMHRIMANHLPENERSSNTLRRLGFVKEGYAESYLKINGAWQDHVLNSYVFPE; from the coding sequence ATGAAGTTATTTTCTACCGAGCGAACTGATGTGCATTTGCTTGTCACCGATCTTGCAGAAAGTTTTCAGCGTTATCTGCTTAATAACAGGTCCCATTTAGCGCCGTTTGAACCATTACGTGATGAAGACTATTTTATGCTCGAAAATATATCGCAAAGAATAATAAACTCACTGAACGATTACGAGAATAGAAAGTGTCTGAACCTTGTAGTGACGTTAAAAAATGAAGATCGCATTATCGCCAGTATTAACTTCACTAATTTCATCTTTGGTGTTTTTCAGGCATGTTACTTAGGTTTTTCACTGGATCACGATTGCCAGGGTAGAGGCTTAATGCATGAATCCCTTGAGGGGTCTCTTCGTTATGTGCGTGAAAACTATGGCATGCACAGGATAATGGCCAATCATCTCCCGGAGAACGAACGCAGTAGCAATACCCTAAGACGTTTGGGGTTTGTAAAAGAGGGATATGCCGAATCCTATTTGAAAATAAACGGTGCCTGGCAGGATCATGTCCTGAACTCATATGTATTTCCTGAGTGA
- a CDS encoding RidA family protein produces the protein MTEHITNQPGGNYVPVIIHDGLAYVSGQLPRKGETLLYSGKVGQEIDLPAAQQAAAFCADLCIAAVSEAVGGEANIIQVIKVVGYIASAPGFIQQSQVMNGASDRLVARLGARGTHARTSVGVAELPRGAPVELEMIVAVRK, from the coding sequence ATGACTGAACATATAACAAATCAGCCGGGTGGAAATTATGTTCCCGTCATCATCCATGACGGGCTGGCTTATGTGAGCGGGCAACTTCCGCGCAAAGGTGAAACGCTACTTTATTCAGGAAAAGTGGGACAGGAGATTGATCTTCCCGCTGCTCAACAGGCCGCAGCTTTTTGTGCAGACCTCTGTATTGCAGCAGTGAGTGAGGCCGTAGGCGGCGAGGCTAATATTATCCAGGTGATTAAAGTCGTCGGGTATATTGCTTCTGCCCCCGGTTTTATCCAGCAAAGCCAGGTAATGAATGGAGCATCCGATCGGCTCGTCGCGAGGCTTGGAGCAAGGGGCACGCATGCCCGCACTTCGGTAGGCGTTGCTGAATTACCGCGCGGCGCGCCTGTTGAGCTGGAAATGATAGTCGCAGTGCGAAAGTGA
- a CDS encoding cupin domain-containing protein produces MFTQPDSSFSQRKTLLHFSPFRRLIIIAAAGAALLFAGDIAWVYHPGASAPAMHHDDQHALTGLQMSGMSGVMDTTRPETSIRPVSCESLPDIPGKSITVAVVDFPPDAYTPRHRHPGSVLAFVLKGTLRSQMEGGAAETYTTGQTWFEPPGALHLFAENVSKTEPAELLATFITDSDCGALVIPD; encoded by the coding sequence GTGTTTACACAGCCTGATTCATCCTTCTCGCAGAGAAAGACACTTTTGCATTTCAGCCCTTTCAGGCGGCTTATCATCATCGCCGCTGCAGGTGCGGCATTGCTCTTCGCGGGTGATATTGCATGGGTATATCATCCGGGCGCTTCAGCGCCAGCCATGCATCATGATGACCAACATGCTTTGACGGGTTTACAGATGTCCGGTATGTCCGGTGTCATGGATACCACGCGCCCTGAAACGAGCATCAGGCCCGTTTCCTGTGAGTCTTTGCCGGACATTCCCGGCAAATCCATCACCGTAGCGGTGGTTGACTTTCCGCCAGACGCTTATACACCGCGGCATCGTCATCCGGGTTCGGTTTTGGCGTTTGTCCTGAAAGGCACGTTGCGCTCGCAAATGGAAGGAGGAGCGGCTGAAACTTATACAACAGGGCAAACCTGGTTCGAGCCGCCCGGCGCATTACACCTTTTTGCCGAAAACGTCAGTAAAACGGAACCTGCCGAATTACTGGCTACCTTCATTACCGACAGTGATTGTGGTGCGCTGGTGATACCTGACTGA